Proteins encoded within one genomic window of Anser cygnoides isolate HZ-2024a breed goose chromosome 35, Taihu_goose_T2T_genome, whole genome shotgun sequence:
- the LOC136788383 gene encoding fibrous sheath CABYR-binding protein-like: MEVALSPVELSPGEVIPVDPTEVSPMEVTPMELSAMKVTPMEVTPMEVSPGELAPMVVTLSPVEVAPMEVTPMEVALSPVEVAPYPMELSPMEVAPLEVAPLEVAPLEVAPMEVAPMEVAPLEVAPMEVAPLEVAPMEVAPLEVAPMEVALYPMEVTPMEMNPMAVSPMEVTPMEVSLMEVSLMEATPVSVALSPVEMTPVEMTQWR, from the exons ATGGAGGTGGCCTTGTCCCCAGTGGAGTTGTCCCCAGGGGAGGTGATCCCAGTGGACCCAACAGAGGTGTCCCCAATGGAGGTGACCCCAATGGAGTTGTCCGCAATGAAGGTGACCCCAATGGAGGTGACCCCAATGGAGGTGTCCCCAGGGGAGTTGGCCCCGATGGTAGTGACCTTGTCCCCAGTGGAGGTGGCTCCAATGGAAGTGACCCCAATGGAGGTGGCCTTGTCCCCAGTGGAGGTGGCCCCGTACCCAATGGAGTTGTCTCCAATGGAGGTGGCCCCATTGGAGGTGGCCCCACTGGAGGTGGCTCCACTGGAGGTGGCTCCAATGGAGGTGGCCCCAATGGAGGTGGCTCCACTGGAGGTGGCTCCAATGGAGGTGGCCCCGTTGGAGGTGGCCCCAATGGAGGTGGCTCCACTGGAGGTGGCTCCAATGGAGGTGGCCCTGTACCCAATGGAGGTGACCCCAATGGAGATGAACCCAATGGCGGTGTCTCCAATGGAGGTGACCCCAATGGAGGTGTCCCTAATGGAGGTGTCCCTAATGGAGGCAACCCCAGTGTCGGTGGCATTGTCCCCAGTGGAGATGACCCCAGTGGAGATGACCCAATGGAG GTGA
- the RGL2 gene encoding LOW QUALITY PROTEIN: ral guanine nucleotide dissociation stimulator-like 2 (The sequence of the model RefSeq protein was modified relative to this genomic sequence to represent the inferred CDS: deleted 1 base in 1 codon): protein MLPRALRALLEGARPPLGQEPGVVLSSYRPCPPDEDPPQAEVREDDAVFSLAPRPGAPPARLLRAAPLPRLVRHLLEAPARGDGAFVPTFLATFRAFTQPHDVLRLLLARLEEMGGLSAAPSSPEVAEAKGALAALLSAWLDGYPEDFGGPQAAPLAERLVGALEPGSEAGRRLENLRGAPPEPPAPPPDGDRDEDGDGDGDGDADPLDILAFQAQEVAEQLTLMEAELFVRLVPYECLGALWSQRDKKGQEHACPSVRATVRQFNRLAGAVVRSCLGGAGLRPPQRARLLEKWIRVAEECRALRNFSSLCAIVSALQSSPVHRLKHSWEEIGRDAQRSYEELSAICSEQDNYSASRQLLFQDTPQDATPRRQPRRPSDQRPVGVVPYLGTFLRDLVMLDAAMKDELEDGWINFEKRRKEFEVLAQVRLLQASCRRYCLQPQPRFRRWLRALRALPEAQSHSLSCAIEPPGDTPPPRPPKPSLVITHCTELLTSVGTPLVAWDQPCAPAAPPALLITPPRGTSQLLPRLAQHIKWPSVSALDEAAATSAPLSPVVPPPQPGSLSPPPAPSPPPRGHRRSASCGSAVPPCECRIIRARMELHNGSLYKSILITSQDKTPAVVAKVLEKHGQEGAAAARFQLVQLLPEDRELLLPPSANVFYAMSAASLDFALRPRQHPGGAAGGRPPRGGPELSATFPKIKATGRKLTRALF, encoded by the exons ATGCTCCCgcgggcgctgcgggcgctgctggagggggcccggccccccctgGGCCAGGAGCCAGGGGTGGTGCTCAGCTCCTACCGGCCCTGCCCCCCCGAcgaggaccccccccag GCGGAGGTGCGGGAGGATGACGCCGTCTTCTCCCTggccccccggcccggggcgccccccgcccgcctgCTGCGCgccgcccccctgccccgccTGGTGCGGCACCTGCTGGAGGCCCCGGCCCGCGGGGACGGAGCCTTCGTCCCCACCTTCCTCGCCACCTTCCGTGCCTTCACCCAGCCCCACGACGTCCTGCGCCTGCTGCTCGCCAG GCTGGAAGAAATGGGGGGGCTCtcggcagcccccagctccccggaGGTGGCTGAGGCCAAGGG GGCGCTGGCGGCGCTGCTCAGCGCCTGGCTGGATGGGTACCCCGAGGACTTC GGGGGCCCCCAGGCCGCCCCCCTGGCCGAGCGCCTGGTGGGGGCGCTGGAGCCGGGCTCGGAAGCGGGGCGGCGCCTGGAGAACCTGCGGGGAgccccccctgagccccccgccccgccgccggacggggacagggacgaggacggggacggggacggggacggggacgccgACCCCCTGGACATCCTCGCCTTCCAGGCGCAGGAGGTGGCCGAGCAGCTGACGCTGATGGAGGCG GAGCTCTTCGTCCGCCTGGTGCCCTACGAGTGCCTGGGGGCGCTGTGGTCGCAGAGGGACAAGAAGGGCCAGGAGCACGCCTGTCCCAGCGTCCGGGCCACCGTGCGCCAGTTCAACCGCCTGGCGGGGGCCGTGGTGCGCTCCTGCCTGGGGGGCGCGGGGTTGCGGCCCCCCCAGCGCGCCCGCCTGCTGGAGAAGTGGATCCGCGTGGCCGAG gagTGCCGTGCGCTGCGCAACTTCTCGTCCCTCTGCGCCATCGTCTCGGCGCTGCAGTCCAGCCCCGTGCACCGGCTCAAGCACAGCTGGGAGGAGATCGGCCG ggACGCCCAGCGGAGCTACGAGGAGCTCAGCGCCATCTGCTCCGAGCAGGACAACTACAGCGCCAGCCGCCAGCTGCTCTTCCAG gacaccccgCAGGACGCCACCCCGCGCCGCCAGCCACGCCGCCCCTCGGATCAGCGCCCCGTG GGGGTTGTCCCCTACCTGGGGACCTTCCTCCGCGACCTGGTGATGCTGGACGCGGCCATGAAGGACGAGCTGGAG GATGGCTGGATCAACTTTGAGAAGCGCCGCAAG GAGTTCGAGGTGCTGGCGCAGGTCCGGCTCCTGCAGGCCTCGTGCCGCCGCTactgcctgcagccccagccccgcttcCGCCGATggctgcgggcgctgcgggcccTGCCCGAGGCCCAGAG CCACAGCCTCTCGTGTGCCATCGAGCCCCCCGGGGACAcgccgcccccgcgcccccccaaGCCCTCGCTGGTCATCACGCACTGCACAGA GCTCCTGACCTCCGTGGGGACCCCCTTGGTGGCCTGGGACCAGCCctgcgcccccgccgccccccccgccctcctcATCACCCCCCCGCGGGGCACCTCGCAGCTGCTGCCGCGCCTGGCCcag CACATCAAGTGGCCATCGGTGTCGGCGCTGGATGAAGCGGCGGCCACCAGCGCTCCCCTGTCCCCcgttgtcccccccccccagccggggtcgctgtccccccccccggccccgagccccccgccccggggccaCCGGCGCTCGGCGTCCTGCGGCTCGGCCGTGCCCCCCTGCGAGTGCCGCATCATCCGGGCCCGCATGGAGCTGCACAACGGCAGCCTCTACAAGAGCATCCTG ATCACCAGCCAGGACAAGACCCCCGCCGTGGTGGCCAAGGTGCTGGAGAAGCACGGGCAGGAGGGGGCCGCGGCCGCACGCTTCCAGCTGGTCCAGCTCCTCCCCGAGGACCGAG agcTCCTCCTGCCGCCCTCCGCCAACGTCTTCTACGCCATGAGCGCCGCCAGCCTCGACTTCGCCCTCCGGccccgccagcacccggggggggccgcgggcggccgccccccccgggggggccccgagcTCAGCGCCACCTTCCCCAAAATCAAGGCCACGGGGCGCAAGCTGACCCGCGCCTtgttttga
- the WDR46 gene encoding WD repeat-containing protein 46, whose translation MVAAAAATGGGGAARGARGRRGGPGGGPRRQDPFPGAAPLPRPRVRRFLRGSEGKEPRARTQRLRGHLQRAERNEEAAATRAARSELLLPEEPGFLEADPGEDTCTITQGDIAEAVDVASAAKHFELRLEQFGPYRLDYTRTGRHLLLGGRRGHVAALDWQTKALMCEVNVLEAANDVAWLHTETMFAVAQRRWLYVYDNQGLELNCLKSFPGVLRLQFLPYHFLLATANESGFLQYLDISVGKEVAALCTRGGRLAVMAQNPATAIVHLGHSNGTVTLWSPNVKEPLVRMLCHRGAVRAAAVDPTGTYMATAGLDRKLQLWDLRTYRALRGLLLPLGAAELAFSQRGLLAAACGDLVQVYQAPGGELTPKPYLCHRLSRPPHGLRFCPFEDVLGVGHGAGFSSLLVPGAGEANFDALENNPYRSRKQRQEWEVKALLEKIPAELITLDPGQLQRVDTATMEQKRAERVERLGFDPQAKGKFQPRRRAKGGSSTGSLLRRKRKVAHQEQRAVIRQSVEQREQQQKQSRAAPPPQRTALDRFKK comes from the exons atggtggcggcggcggcggccaccggcggggggggcgcggcccggggggcccggggccggcggggggggcccggggggggcccgagGAGGCAGGACCCCTTCCCGGGGGCCGCGCCCCTGCCCCGGCCTCGGGTGAGGCGGTTCCTGAGGGGCTCGGAGGGCAAggag CCCCGCGCCCGCACCCAGCGCCTGCGGGGGCACCTGCAGCGAGCAGAGCGCAATGAGGAGGCGGCGGCCACACGGGCGGCGCGctcggagctgctgctgcccgagGAGCCGGG CTTCCTGGAGGCTGACCCCGGCGAGGACACCTGCACCATCACCCAGGGGGACATCGCTGAGGCCGTGGACGTCGCCAGCGCCGCCAAG CACTTCGAGCTGAGGCTGGAGCAGTTCGGGCCCTACCGGCTGGATTACACCCGCACCGGGCG GCACCTGCTGCTGGGCGGCCGCCGGGGCCACGTGGCCGCCCTGGACTGGCAGACGAAGGCGCTGATGTGCGAGGTCAACGTGCTGGAGGCGGCCAACGACGTGGC GTGGCTGCACACGGAGACGATGTTCGCGGTGGCGCAGCGCCGCTGGCTCTACGTCTACGACAACCAAGGGCTGGAGCTCAACTGCCTCAAATCCTTCCCCGGCGTCCTGCGCCTGCAGTTCCTGCCCTACCACTTCCTGCTGGCAACGGCG aacgAGAGCGGCTTCCTGCAGTACCTGGACATCTcggtggggaaggaggtggcagCGCTTTGCACACGCGGCGGGCGCTTGGCTGTCATGGCGCAGAACCCGGCCACCGCCATCGtgcacctggggcacagcaaCG GCACGGTGACGCTGTGGAGCCCCAACGTCAAGGAGCCGCTGGTGCGGATGCTGTGCCACCGCGGGGCCGTGCGCGCCGCCGCCGTCGACCCCACCGGCAC gtACATGGCGACGGCGGGGCTGGACCGCAAGCTGCAGCTGTGGGACCTGCGGACGTAccgggcgctgcgggggctgctgctgcccctcggcGCCGCCGAGCTCGCCTTCAGCCAGCGCGGGCTGCTGGCCGCCGCCTGCGGGGACCTGGTGCAG gtTTACCAGGCGCCCGGCGGCGAGCTGACCCCGAAGCCGTACCTCTGCCACCGCCTGTCCCGGCCGCCCCACGGCCTCCGCTTCTGCCCCTTCGAGGACGTCCTCGGCGTGGGGCACGGCGCCGGCTTCAGCAGCTTGCTGGTGCCAG GCGCCGGCGAGGCGAACTTCGACGCGCTGGAGAACAACCCGTACCGCAGCCGCAAGCAGCGGCAGGAGTGGGAGGTGAAGGCGCTGCTGGAGAAG atccccgcCGAGCTGATCACGCTGGACCCGGGGCAGCTGCAGCGCGTGGACACAGCCACCATGGAGCAGAAGCGAGCGGAGCGCGTCGAGCGCCTG GGTTTTGACCCCCAAGCCAAGGGCAAGTTCCAGCCGCGGCGGCGGGCGAAGGGCGGCAGCTCGACGGGCAGCTTGCTGCGGCGCAAGAGGAAGGTGGCCCACCAGGAGCAGCGG GCTGTCATCCGGCAGAGCGTGGAGCagcgggagcagcagcagaagcagagcagggCGGCGCCCCCCCCACAGCGCACAGCGCTCGACCGCTTCAAGAAATAG
- the PFDN6 gene encoding prefoldin subunit 6: MAEQIQKKLQGELEKYQQLQKDLSKSVAARQKLEAQLTENNIVKEELELLDDTNAVFKLMGPVLVRQDMEEARATVAKRLAYITGEIKRYEQQMQEMEQKSEQRREALARLQQDLQRAQGKG; the protein is encoded by the exons ATGGCGGAGCAGATCCAGAAGAAGCTGCAGGGGGAGCTGGAGAAgtaccagcagctgcagaaag ACCTCAGCAAGTCGGTGGCGGCGCGGCAGAAGCTGGAGGCGCAGCTGACGGAGAACAACATCGTCAAGGAG gagctggagctgctggacgACACCAACGCCGTCTTCAAGCTGATGGGGCCGGTGCTGGTCAGGCAGGACATGGAGGAGGCCAGGGCCACGGTGGCCAAGCGCCTGGCCTACATCACCGGCGAgat CAAGCGCTACGAGCAGCAGATGCAGGAGATGGAGCAGAAGTCGGAGCAGCGGCGCGAGGCGctggccaggctgcagcaggacttGCAGCGGGCGCAGGGCAAGGGCTGA
- the B3GALT4 gene encoding LOW QUALITY PROTEIN: beta-1,3-galactosyltransferase 4 (The sequence of the model RefSeq protein was modified relative to this genomic sequence to represent the inferred CDS: deleted 1 base in 1 codon) → MCRRRRPGRRALRRAAGLAVLLLGLGLVGSGVSEELLAALLAAWLERGGAATDAGFADGVGFAKGGGVANNAGLANGAGFANGAGLAAAAGFADGGGFAIAGGFAKGAGIARYVGTANSRSIATGGGFANGVGFANGAGFAKSAGLANAVGIAGDAGFAIAAGLADSGHIANNAAAAGIATGASSAIGVGAANLTGPANSAPVAGGVPILGDTPVLGGIPVLVSPPGCGDPAPFLLLLVPSAPSHSAQRQAVRDTWGGSGGAGGLPTRTLFGLGVPAGGGAAGAAVLAEARRHGDVVQGAFADTYANLTRKTLLLLGWAAARCPGARFVLKADDDAFVHVPALLSLLRASPAPARLYLGRVHWRVRPERDPRGRHHVPASLYAAAAFPPYCSGSAYVLSAPAVAAVLAAAPRVPAVGPEDVFVGLCARRAGLAPRHSARMAGAARFPLDPCCYGGVLLSAHRLRPPELRRAWELARGGEAACSPLQRALGVLRCKALAALQGLWS, encoded by the exons ATGTGCcggaggcggcggccgggccggcgggCGCTGCgcagggcggcggggctggcggtgctgctgctggggctggggctggtgggcagCGGCGTGAGCGAGGAGCTGCTGGCGGCCCTGCTGGCGGCGTGGCTGGAGCGGGGGGGCGCTGCCACGGACGCGGGGTTTGCAGACGGTGTGGGCTTTGCAAAAGGTGGGGGCGTTGCAAACAATGCAGGGCTTGCAAACGGTGCAGGGTTTGCAAACGGTGCAGGccttgcagctgctgcaggctttGCAGACGGGGGGGGCTTTGCAATCGCTGGGGGCTTTGCAAAAGGCGCGGGCATTGCACGGTACGTGGGCACGGCAAACAGCAGGAGCATCGCGACCGGCGGGGGCTTTGCAAATGGTGTAGGCTTTGCAAACGGCGCAGGCTTTGCAAAGAGTGCGGGCCTTGCAAACGCTGTGGGCATTGCAGGTGATGCAGGCTTTGCGATCGCTGCAGGCCTTGCAGACAGCGGCCACATCGCAAACAATGCAGCTGCCGCGGGCATCGCGACGGGTGCGAGCTCTGCGATTGGCGTGGGCGCAGCAAACCTCACGGGCCCTGCAAACAGCGCGCCCGTTGCTGGCGGCGTCCCCATCCTCGGTGACACCCCCGTCCTCGGCGGCATCCCCgtcctcgtgtccccccccggctGCGGGGACCCTGcgcccttcctgctgctgctggtgcccagcGCCCCGTCGCACTCTGCCCAGCGCCAGGCGGTGCGGGACAcctgggggggctcggggggggccggggggctgcccacCCGCACCCTCTTCGGCCTGGGGGtgccggcggggggcggcgcggcgggggcggcggtgCTGGCCGAGGCGCGGCGGCACGGCGACGTCGTGCAGGGCGCCTTCGCCGACACCTACGCCAACCTCACCCGCAagaccctgctgctgctgggctgggcggcCGCGCGCTGCCCCGGCGCCCGCTTCGTCCTCAAGGCCGACGACGACGCCTTCGTGCACGTGCCGGCGCTGCTGAGCCTCCTGCGCGCCtcgcccgcccccgcccgcctcTACCTGGGCCGCGTGCACTGGCGCGTGCGCCCCGAGCGGGACCCTCGCGGCCGCCACCACGTCCCCGCCTCCCTCtacgccgccgccgccttccccCCGTACTGCAGCGGCAGCGCCTACGTCCTCTCGGCCCCGGCT GTGGCGGCGGTGctggcggccgccccccgcgtCCCCGCCGTGGGGCCCGAGGACGTCTTCGTGGGGCTGTGCGCCCGCCGAGCCGGGCTGGCCCCCCGGCACTCGGCGCGCATGGCCGGGGCCGCCCGCTTCCCCTTGGACCCCTGCTGCTACGGGGGGGTGCTGCTGAGCGCCCACCGGCTGCGGCCCCCCGAGCTGCGGCGCGCCTGGGAGCTggcgcgggggggggaggccgcctgcagccccctgcagcgGGCGCTGGGCGTGCTGCGCTGCAAGGCGCTGGCCGCGCTGCAGGGGCTGTGGTcctga